The Chitinophaga pinensis DSM 2588 region AACTGTTTATCATTGTTAACATCATCGGTAGGAATCGGGAAGAAATAATGACGCTTGTTAAACACACGGGTTTCAAACACCACTACCTTCAGGAAATCCGGTAAATCGCTGGCGATATTCAGTCCGTACATCGGTCCGTTCTGTGTTTGCTCCCCGATCTTCCAACGACGTACATCGAAGAAACGATTGTTCTCGAATGCCATCTCTATCTTGCGCTCTTTACGGATCGCTTCACGCAATGCATCCTGTCCTGCAGGCGCTGGCAGTGATTCAGAACCGTATTGTGGTATGCCTGCTCTCTCACGGATCAGGTTAAGGTATCTTAGTGCTTCTGCGCTACCTGGCTCTGCTTCATTAAGACACTCTGCATAACTCAGATATATTTCCGCCAGACGTAAAAGGATAACAGAACGATTGTCTACATCCCATTTACCAGTACCCATCGCCTTACGTACAATATAACCGGTTGGAGAATAGTCTCCTCCACCTGTCTGTTTACCGGAGTTTCCCGTGTTGTACAAACGTGTTGTGATCTCCCCAAAAGAGGTATTGAGCCAGGTACTGCCATCAAAAGTTATATTTACATAAAAACGCGGCTCCCTGTCTACCCATTGATTATACACCTCAATCGGATGTGTATCATAAGGGGTCTGGAACTGGGAATAGCCGGTCTTTACATAACCTGATTGTGGATCATCAATATTTCTGCCATTCTTCATAAAAAAGGCATCCACCATGTTCTGCGTAGCACCCAGGCCACCACTTCCTTTTACATCACGCGAAGCGGAGCCGGCATGATAAGGCGTCAGTTCATATTGTCTCGGACCAATAGAGCTACCTGGTCGTGCCAGGATCACTTCCTTGTTCCAGTCCTTCAGGATTACATTACGACAAGACAGATATGGGCTATAATTTCCGCTGGCATCATTTTCCCTGTACAGTTCATAAGTGCCTGGAACAAAGGTGCTCAGGAAACTCTGATAAGCATCCGCAGCTACCTTCCACTTATTGGCATCATAGGTCTGACTGATCAGGTGTTTACCATCTTTATTAACCATATCCGCCAGATCGGTATTACCGTTGTATAATGGACTCGCCGCATACATCAATGCATTTGCACGGAAAGCCATCGCCACACCTTTGGTAATACGGCCATAGTCTTCTGTTCTACCCTGTATAGTTGGCAGGTCTGTCGCGGCTTTTTCCAGTTCACTGGTAATAAAAGCAACACACTCATCAAAAGAATTACGTGGTAACTGGATATTCATATCGACAGAAGGCACCTGATCCCCCAGTATCACTACTGGTCCATAAATACGGATCAGGTAGAAATAATACATCGCTCTCAACGCTCTCGCTTCTGCTTTATATCTTTTGATCAGATCGGGTGAAAGGTCTGTGATCTTATCTGCATTCTCCATGAACACACTGGCGCCACGGATACCACGGTAAAAATTACGCCAGTAGTCACCTACAAAACCGGAATTCGCATCCCAGTTACCAATATTGATATCATTGGACCTTACAAAGCTCCATAAAAATTCAGCTTCATCACAGCCGCCGGTCCATACCCCGCGGTTGCTTTCAGAACCTGCATCACGCTGACCGTATTCGTCCGGGACGCGACGATACACGTCCGCCAGAAAACGCTCTGCGGTTGCCCAGGTCCTGAAAGTTTCATCAATAGTAAGCCTATCATCAGGTACCTGATCCAGGTACTTTGAGCAGGAAGTGGACATGAGTGCCAAAACGAGGAATGTATATACTAGCTTTTTCATGATCAGTTTCTTGTAACGTTAGAATTTCAGATTCATACCCAGGGAAATAGTCCTGATGTTCGGATAAGCGGAACCATTGTCTGTGTTCAATTCAGGGTCCCACAGTTTGAATTTGCTGAAAGTAAGTAGATTAATGCCCTGCAAATAAACAGAGGCAGCGCGGATACCTGTTCTGCCCATCATCGCTGCCGGGAAGTTATACGCCAGCTGTGCCGATTTAAGACGCACAAAGCTCACGTCTTTAATCCACCAGGAGCTTGCTTGCGTATTATTGATATTCTCAGATTCTCCATAAGCAAGTCTCGGATAAAATGCATTCGGGTTCGGATTGTCTACCGTCCATCTGTCAGTAGCGATCGCATAAGCATTGGTTACACCACCTCCACCGTTAAATGGTACAATTCCGGAACCTCTCAGCATTCTATCTGCATCCGAAATACCCTGGAACAATAAACCAAAGCTGAAGCCTTTATAACCCAGGTCGAAACCGAAACCATATACCGTGCTTGGTACATCGCCACGACCGATCTTCGTTACATCATAATTATTAATGAGACCATCTCCATTCAGGTCTTTATACTTGATATCACCTGGTTTAACTTTAGATCTATCTCCAGGTACTGCACTCTTATTTACTTCATCTTCGCTTCCAAATAATCCTTCAGCGATATAACCGTAACGCGCCAGCACGTTGTTTCCTCTGTGCTCCATCCATGGATAATTCTGCGGCGGACGATCATCTTCTATCAGCTTATCTTTTGTATAGGTGATATTACCTCTCAGTTTTAAGTCTACTGCTCCAAAACGTGTGCTGTATTCGAGTGTTGCATCAAAACCTTTGTTATCCACGATACCCAGGTTAGCATATGGTTGATTCTGCAGCCCCATAAAGTCTACGCTTGAAGCGCGTTGCAAAAAGATACCGGTACGGTGTTCCTTGAACAGATCAACAATAACAGACAACTGATCATTCAAGGTGCGGAACTCAATGCCCAAGTCCTGCTTGTTAGACACAGACCATTTTACATTTGTTGCATAACGGTCAATATTGATACCACCTACAAACTGTGGCACCTGACCATATTTATAAGCATCGTTGTAAGTATTCAGATTCGTGATATACAGGAATCGGTCGCCTGCGCTACCCAAACCAGTATTACCATTTGAATAACGGAATTTCAGGAAGTTGATCGCATTTTTCAATGGTTCAAAGAATTTCTCTTCGGATGCGATCCAGCCTATACCTACTGCAGGGAAGAAACCAAAACGGTTACCAGGTGCAAACAGTTCAGAACCATTATAACCTGCATTCAGTTCAACGAAATATTTGTCTGAGTAAGAATAGGTCACTCTACCTGCAAGCCCCAGTGAACGCTCAGGGATAGAGCTGATGAAATCTCCTGCCAGTGCGTTCGTTCTATCGCTTGAATAGAACAATGCCAGGCCACCCACGCGATGTTTACCAAAGCTTCTGTCATAGTTCAGCGATGCCTCTGTATAGAACTTACGGCTGGTCTGACGACTGCCAGGACTATTATCAAATCCCAGGTACTGGTTACCGGTGTATGTTTTCACCAGGTTCAGTGAACCATCCGGTTTGTAAGGATTGGTCTGGTCAGGATAATAAGTATCCTCTCTCTTTGAACGGATAATGTTGTTCTGGTTGTAAGAATCAAACGCGAACATCACACTAGCTTTCAAACCCCTGGTCAGTGCGTCCATATCCTGGGTAGCTCTGATGTTGGAATAAAGCTGATTGCGGAACTCGTTGGTATAACCTCTGCGGGTGAGATCGGCATAAGGGTTACGGAAACCTCCGTTTGATGATTGGCCGGGTACGAAGCCGCCTGGATACATGATCGGATATGCGACAGGAGCAGCGTCCATTGCACTCTGGAAAATGTCTCCGGATGATATACCGGGATAGTTACCATTGGAAAAATATCCCTGTAAACCTACATCCAGTTTTGTTGTTTTAGTAACACGCAGATTCAGGTTACTGGTGAAGTTATACCTGTTATACTTCAGGGATGAATTGTACTTTGCCAGGTCATCCGTCTTCAGGAAACCTGATTCATTGTAATAACCCAGGGACACATAATATTGTGCATTCTCCACACCACCACTCGCATTCAGGTTCGTGCTGCGGGTATGGCCGTATTTATTGAATACAGCGTCCATCCAGTCTACATTCGGATACAACAAAGGATCTTTTCCGCTGATGGTGTTCTGAATATATTCTTCAGAATATTTAGGATTCTGATTACGGGTAGTCAACGCTTCATTTGCGAGACGCATATAAGAGATACCGTCCAGCATTTCCGGACGACGGGTAAATGTATTTACACCCTCATTATAATCCAGATATATCTGTGGTTTACCTACTTTACCTGTTTTTGTTTTGATGAGAATAACACCATTTGCACCACGTACACCATATACCGCTGTACCGGCAGCATCTTTCAGTACGGTGAATGATTCTACATCTTCCGGAGAGATGTTATTGATAGAACGTTCCACACCATCTACCAGTACCAGCGGACCGGAATTATTACCATTACCGAAAGTGGAGATACCACGTATCCACAGATCGGCAGCGCCTCTACCCGGCTCACCGGAACGTTGTACGCCTACCACACCGGCGATACGACCTGCCAGCATCGTACTGATATTAGCCGTAGGTTGTTTGAATTCCGCAGGTTTGATCTCGGACTGCGCACCTACCAGGCTTACCCTGCGCTGCGTACCGAAACCTACAACGGCAACCTCACCGAGGGACTTGCTCGCTATTTTCATATGTACCTCTACGCTCGTCTGTGTACCGACAGTAACAGCAGCGGTTTCATAACCGATAAAGCTGAAGCCGATCACCGCATCACGTGATTGTACGATCAGTTTAAATTTACCGTCAGCACCGGTAGACGTCATCGTGCTGGTTCCACGTACAGCTACGCTTACACCCGGCATAGGATTACCGCTTTCATCCTTCACCACGCCTGACACAACGATGTCTTCGCGGATACTCTTAGGAGCATTAGCAGACGCGTTGTTATTAGCCTTGCTGATAACAACCACATTATTTACTTCTTCAAAACCTAATTGCTTATTACGCAGCAGCTGCTCCAATACTATGTCCAGTCTTTCATTAGAGAAAGAACAGTCGGACACAGGGAATGATCTTAACAGTTGTTTGTCGTACGCAAAAGCGACTTTGGTGGAGGAGTGCAGATCTTGTATCGCTGACTCCAGTGATCCGCTTTTCAGCCGGATCGTAACGTTGGTTTCTTTCAGGATTTGCCCTTTACCTGCATATACCGGCAGGAAAAGAGACGCACTGAGTACTAGAAAGACGATGGACAGTGCCCGTCTTCTGAAGGTCGTGGCAATTTTTTTCATACGTAGTTTTGGCATTAGAGTGTTACGTTAGTTGGAACTCACGTCACAGTGGTTGCTTACAGTTTTTGCTTTGTGATTTTTGCTGATGCTGATCGCTTTTTTTATTCATAGAGTGTGACCTCGTGGCCGGTCACTTTTATTTTCAGATGGTGGATGGCTGCCAGTACTTCCGCGGCTTTCACAGGTTCCATAGCGGTCGACAATTCGGTAGTATACCTCGTCTCCCGTATGCGCTGTACAGCTGTTGTCAGAGTAATACCGTAGTTTTTCTGCATCAGGACAACCATATCTTCAAAGGAGGCGTCATTCAGCACTAATGTGCCCTGCTGCCATCCCAGCAGACTGTTATCCAGCGGATCTACAGAAACGGTACCCTGCTGTCGGTCATAGGTCAGTGCTTCATTTTTTACTAATATGTCGGCTTTGTTATTTTCCCTTGCTACACTTACTTTACCGTCCGTTACGGCTACGCTCATTCTGTTCAGGGATTTATAGGCGCTGACATTAAAAGAGGTACCGAGTACCGTCGTGGTCAGCGGACCGCTCTCCACAATAAAGGGTATATCCGGGTTCCCTTTTACATCAAAAAAGACCTCACCGTCCACGATGTTCAGTCTTCTTTCCCGGTCCATATTTTCCGGTATACGGACGGTAGAGCCGGCATTCAGCATCAGGCTGGAGCCATCTGCCAGCTGGATGGTCTTTTTCTGACCAATAGCGGTGGTAACGGTGATATAGGCTGATCCGTACGACTTCCTGGTCAGCAGATAGCCTGTAATGCCTCCTGCAAGCAGTAAAGCGACCGCTGCAGCTGCAGCCAGGTTTCTTTTCAGATAATGTACCTTACGTGTACGGATCTCTGGCTGTATCTTACCCCAGATCTCCTGCCGGATATGCTCTTCTTCCGTGGAACTTAATGATGTTACAGGCTCATTGTCAAAGGATTGATACCAATTTTCAATAACGTTGTTTTCCTTTTCCTTCGCCTGCCCCAACAGATATTGCCGGAGTATGCGTTTCAGTTTCTCAGTTTCCAAAATGTGGACGTTTTAATAGCTTATCCGAAAAAAAGGGGTTTGGTACTAGCCTCCCGAAAAAAAAAATTTTCCGGCGATAAAAAAGAGAGAAAATAGTCTGGCTATAGTTAGACTATACTCATCCTGCGTTAATGCTACCTTCAAAAGCCAACACGAACGGAGGATAACTATAGCCTAACTATAGATTAACACCTACAACATTACAAATCAATACATTATAAGAGGAAACGGGTTATTTCAGATGGCAGAAAATATAAGCCACAATAAACGCCCAATCGCCTGAGGAGCTATTTTTCAGCGAATTACGCATCCTGCGCAGGGCCTCGGTCAGTTGGTTTTTGACCGTTTGTTCAGAAAGATTCAGTTTACGGGCTATTTCAGCAATGGAAAGGTCTTCTTCCCGGCTCATCCGGAAAATCTGCTGCATACGGGCAGGCAATTGCGCCACGACTGCGGCAATCTTAGCAGTTAATTCTTTTGTTTCCAGTCTGTCAGTAGATTCCTGGCTATCCAGTACGTCAAAGAGGGCCAGTTTTTTGATTTCTGCCGTACTAAAGGCATAGTGACTGATCACCCGGTATTTGATAGCGGCGTGCAGGTATTTTGCGAATTCTCCTTCCTTAAATACAGGTATTTCCTGGCGTCTGCGCCAAAGGCTCAGCATCACCTCCTGTACGAGGTCTTTTGCATCGTCTGCATCGAC contains the following coding sequences:
- a CDS encoding SusC/RagA family TonB-linked outer membrane protein, whose amino-acid sequence is MKKIATTFRRRALSIVFLVLSASLFLPVYAGKGQILKETNVTIRLKSGSLESAIQDLHSSTKVAFAYDKQLLRSFPVSDCSFSNERLDIVLEQLLRNKQLGFEEVNNVVVISKANNNASANAPKSIREDIVVSGVVKDESGNPMPGVSVAVRGTSTMTSTGADGKFKLIVQSRDAVIGFSFIGYETAAVTVGTQTSVEVHMKIASKSLGEVAVVGFGTQRRVSLVGAQSEIKPAEFKQPTANISTMLAGRIAGVVGVQRSGEPGRGAADLWIRGISTFGNGNNSGPLVLVDGVERSINNISPEDVESFTVLKDAAGTAVYGVRGANGVILIKTKTGKVGKPQIYLDYNEGVNTFTRRPEMLDGISYMRLANEALTTRNQNPKYSEEYIQNTISGKDPLLYPNVDWMDAVFNKYGHTRSTNLNASGGVENAQYYVSLGYYNESGFLKTDDLAKYNSSLKYNRYNFTSNLNLRVTKTTKLDVGLQGYFSNGNYPGISSGDIFQSAMDAAPVAYPIMYPGGFVPGQSSNGGFRNPYADLTRRGYTNEFRNQLYSNIRATQDMDALTRGLKASVMFAFDSYNQNNIIRSKREDTYYPDQTNPYKPDGSLNLVKTYTGNQYLGFDNSPGSRQTSRKFYTEASLNYDRSFGKHRVGGLALFYSSDRTNALAGDFISSIPERSLGLAGRVTYSYSDKYFVELNAGYNGSELFAPGNRFGFFPAVGIGWIASEEKFFEPLKNAINFLKFRYSNGNTGLGSAGDRFLYITNLNTYNDAYKYGQVPQFVGGINIDRYATNVKWSVSNKQDLGIEFRTLNDQLSVIVDLFKEHRTGIFLQRASSVDFMGLQNQPYANLGIVDNKGFDATLEYSTRFGAVDLKLRGNITYTKDKLIEDDRPPQNYPWMEHRGNNVLARYGYIAEGLFGSEDEVNKSAVPGDRSKVKPGDIKYKDLNGDGLINNYDVTKIGRGDVPSTVYGFGFDLGYKGFSFGLLFQGISDADRMLRGSGIVPFNGGGGVTNAYAIATDRWTVDNPNPNAFYPRLAYGESENINNTQASSWWIKDVSFVRLKSAQLAYNFPAAMMGRTGIRAASVYLQGINLLTFSKFKLWDPELNTDNGSAYPNIRTISLGMNLKF
- a CDS encoding FecR family protein, with the translated sequence METEKLKRILRQYLLGQAKEKENNVIENWYQSFDNEPVTSLSSTEEEHIRQEIWGKIQPEIRTRKVHYLKRNLAAAAAVALLLAGGITGYLLTRKSYGSAYITVTTAIGQKKTIQLADGSSLMLNAGSTVRIPENMDRERRLNIVDGEVFFDVKGNPDIPFIVESGPLTTTVLGTSFNVSAYKSLNRMSVAVTDGKVSVARENNKADILVKNEALTYDRQQGTVSVDPLDNSLLGWQQGTLVLNDASFEDMVVLMQKNYGITLTTAVQRIRETRYTTELSTAMEPVKAAEVLAAIHHLKIKVTGHEVTLYE
- a CDS encoding RNA polymerase sigma factor; this translates as MFEKHISDGDLLQLLKGDDTAAFETLYNRYWKSLYTRACQRVDADDAKDLVQEVMLSLWRRRQEIPVFKEGEFAKYLHAAIKYRVISHYAFSTAEIKKLALFDVLDSQESTDRLETKELTAKIAAVVAQLPARMQQIFRMSREEDLSIAEIARKLNLSEQTVKNQLTEALRRMRNSLKNSSSGDWAFIVAYIFCHLK
- a CDS encoding RagB/SusD family nutrient uptake outer membrane protein; this encodes MKKLVYTFLVLALMSTSCSKYLDQVPDDRLTIDETFRTWATAERFLADVYRRVPDEYGQRDAGSESNRGVWTGGCDEAEFLWSFVRSNDINIGNWDANSGFVGDYWRNFYRGIRGASVFMENADKITDLSPDLIKRYKAEARALRAMYYFYLIRIYGPVVILGDQVPSVDMNIQLPRNSFDECVAFITSELEKAATDLPTIQGRTEDYGRITKGVAMAFRANALMYAASPLYNGNTDLADMVNKDGKHLISQTYDANKWKVAADAYQSFLSTFVPGTYELYRENDASGNYSPYLSCRNVILKDWNKEVILARPGSSIGPRQYELTPYHAGSASRDVKGSGGLGATQNMVDAFFMKNGRNIDDPQSGYVKTGYSQFQTPYDTHPIEVYNQWVDREPRFYVNITFDGSTWLNTSFGEITTRLYNTGNSGKQTGGGDYSPTGYIVRKAMGTGKWDVDNRSVILLRLAEIYLSYAECLNEAEPGSAEALRYLNLIRERAGIPQYGSESLPAPAGQDALREAIRKERKIEMAFENNRFFDVRRWKIGEQTQNGPMYGLNIASDLPDFLKVVVFETRVFNKRHYFFPIPTDDVNNDKQLVQNPGW